GTCGATGCCGATATGGTGTCACCAAAATACTAGGCTTTGCCAATCCAATCCTAGCGCCTTGATCGGAGGGTGAAGGTGATACTATTGAGCCACAACGCAGCGACGTTTGGTGGAGAAGCAGCGATGGCGTCGGAGTCAGCGTTACCGGACTCACCACCCTCGGCTGTTCGGTAGGTCGTATCAGACCCGTACTTTTAGGCGAAGCGCAAGGCTCTCCATTACTTCTGATACTTTCCATTTATTTAGGAACGGGAGAAGAAAAGGTCACGTTTGTGTTTAGATAATCGCCAATTTATCTCTTTGCTGTTTTGCTTCGTTGGAATTGTGCGAAATGGATCAGTTGTGGTAGACGGACCTGCCTCGGGCCAAGGATTTCCACTCGGAAGTCGGGCCAAGATTGCCTGCCTGTGAAACGCAGATCCAAGTTCCACGATTCAATCAATTGGCGATTTCTCTGGTATAGAAATCCCGCGGAATTGTACGTCATCCGATGGTCAACCAGGAGATGGACGAAACCGTAAAAGATCTGCGAAATTTCCTCTGACAGCGATACTCCATCGCGCTGGCTGAGCTCGCCCACTGTCACTCCCACCGTGCTGTATCTTGTCGATCAAGCAATTTTCTGGCTGCACGGAGTCAAACGTTGATCGTGAAAGCAAAATTAAGGAGAATGGGGCGGTTGGCAAGGATTGCTTTCCATGCTGGGCGATCGAGCGCGAATTCCACACCATTCTTGCTTGGCAAACCGTACCCTCGTGGGGGCGCGTGGCGATGTTTCTCGTCCACACCGCCCGAACATTGTGAGATTGTGCAGGGTCCTTCTCTGTTGCGGACTTCAACTACCAGGCCATCACCATCCTTACTGCACATTCCTGGACTGCGGTCGCTACCGTTTTGGACGCAATACGACAAAGACCAGGACTTCAATCGGGTGGCTTACCAAGATCCAACCGTCTCCGAGGCCGTGCAGTATCTCGAACAGCACTGGGAGACCATACGACGCGAATACGCCGAGAAGGCTCCGAAACTAGCATCGGACTACCAAACGGATACCGAACACACATTGCACAAAGGAACTTGGGACTGGCATTCGTACATGCTCAAGGGAAAAGTCCAACCGAATTTTGAAAAGCATTTTCCCCGAACCGCAACTATATTGCAAGTCTTTCGGGACGAAGGGCTACTATTTGAAGGAACACCGTTTGGGTACGCCTTTTTTTCCACGCTGCACGCCCAGAGCAAAATTGCGGCACATTCGGCTCCCATGAATTTCCGCGTCCGCATCCATTTGCCCTTGATCGTACCCGCAAATATGCCAAGCGCAGCTCCGGTCAGCGAACAAGACGGTCGCCCCTCGGTTGGTATCCGCGTAGGTCCTGTGGTGCGGCAGTGGCACCCGGGTAAGGCATTGGTCTTGGACGATGCCTACAATCACGAAGTTTGGAATCACACACACGAATCAAGGGTTTTGCTTTTGATAGACCTCTGGCATCCCGACATAACAACTCAAGAAAAGCAGGACATCATTGGTCTCTTCAAACACGCTGAGGAACAAGGCTGGTTATCTGGCGAATAACAAGGAAGAAATTTCTTACAATGACTGGCAAGCGAGGGTTTTGACCACACTATTTACATTAGGGTATCCTGTAGGTAGTTGCGCCAttctagctagagagaggACCTCTTGGGGCCGACTATTAGTAAGCCACGAAGagatttgactgtgagacccgcgcttttcttgttttttgaaatttggAATTTTTCTGCGTTTGTTTCAATTTTCTGAACAAGACCAGAAAACCTGACATGAGCACTACTACCAACGAAACATTGATAATAGGTAGGTTGCGGACCGCAAAACCTTTCACCCAACTTTTGGGGTTGTCGCCAAGCACACCCGGACAGCAAATCGACTGTGAAACGTCCCACCGTGTTGCGTCTCGTGCACGCCAACTCGCAGACGGAGGGGAATTGTGACCTTTTTCGTCCTAGTCTTTCATCCACTGATCGATCATCATCGGTGCGAAACAGGATTAACATCCCCTTGGCATTCCGAGACTAATTCAATAGTAAGACGTACCTTGAATCATGGAAGAATTTTCTTCACCCCTCACGAAGCATCCGATCCTGATCGACCTTACACACGACGACATCGAATCGCCAGCTGCGGAGGAGCAAGTGCATTCGACGAAATTGCGGGACAGAGTCTTTCCTGAACCTAATACACCGGAGGCTTTTGCTTGTTCGACTACGGATGCGGCGGTATCGCGATCGGCAGCATCCTCCAGGCAAATTGTCACGCCACCAGTGGCAGGAACTCGTACTGTATCCAATTCACAGGACCCAAATGTTATTGATCTCGTGAGGGAAGATTCGGATTCGATTTCTTACTCTGAAGTGTTGCAAATCGATAGGAATGGGGGAAAAGTGAGCTGGTCATCCGTCGCAGAAGAGCAGACGGACAACGTCCGCAGCCAAGATCACCGCGATCGTCTGTCGCGTACGTGTCCTCCACGCCGAGAATATCGACGATCTAAACAATGGACGAAAGCCAATTTCAATTTGGGTCAAACCTTGGGAACGCCCAGACAACGTGAGGGCACGGACCTTGAACTCCATGATTTCCTCGGCTTTCGTAACTCACTTGGCCGTGTGTACTACAAATCCTTTTCTTTGAAGAATGACCTGTGCCAGGGAACCTTCCGTGTTGGTTGTTCGGTGTTGTTAGCAACAGAAGAATACGAAGAGCCTACTTGTCACCGGATCATATCCATCTTCCAAGCTACCAGGTCCTACGTGGGACAATGGTATGGTACTCAAGAGATACAAAAACGCAGCCACTGCTATTTTGAGTTCGAATCAGCTTCAGCTGAGCAAAACTCTGTTTATGAAATACCGCAGTGGATTCTTCATCCTTATCTGAAGGTGGTCAATTGCGTAGCCATAGATGACTTAGAAAGAGGCAACGAGACCTCCGCAATGCGTCTACTTCTAAGATCGGCATCACGAAATTGGCATCCTAAGCTGAAAGCCGAAGAGTGTACTTTCGTGTGTCAGGGTAGCCCAAAGTCCCGCCAACTTTCGACGACCGAACGATGGAACCATGATTCAAGTGACGATTCCGATGAATTCGAGGACGCCTCTTCCGAACTCGCAAAAGCCGCAGCCacgaaaaaaagaaaaagtgaaGGTCGTGCCGATTCCTGTCAGCGAACCCCTGTCCAGAAACATAAGATTGCGCGTGGGCGAAAAAAGGCTTCGTCCGTGAGATCGTCTCGCCCAAGACAAAGTTCGGGAGCAAGGAAAAGGCCAGCTTGCCCTATGCAAAAGCAGCGGTGTCATCCTTCGACAATTCAAACATCAGACACCGAGAAGATGTTCATCGAGAATAGCACTGGGCACGCTGTTCTAGGCAATTTATTGGTACAAAAGATCCGGGCTGGGGCTACTATGAAACGAGATAGCTTGTTGTCTTATTTTCTGAATCATCGTTGGCTGCTAGTCGAAACTCCACTTCATAATTTTCAAGGGCTTTTTGACTGTCGCTTTTCAAAAAACGGTGAGACTTTTGTTCTGACTTCCGTGAAGGCTCAGGCTGATACAAGCGTGGGCTCGCTCAACAAGATGGGTTCGCTAAAATGCGCGCACTTGATTTACACCAAAATCTCGGGACCGGGTGTGGCTCCTATATCTGTTCAAAATCTGCTCTTGCAATTTGGTGACTTTTCCATTCTACCAGCAAGAAAAGTCGTTGCCCGCCTAGAATTACTTCAGAGTCCTTCTTGTACGTTTACGGTTGGGCAGAAGAAGCACTATGGTATGTTTTGCCTCCAAGCAAGCGACTTTGTTGTGATGGCcgaagaaggaaatgacggATGCGGCTTTATTTCGGAAGAGTTGCTGGCATCGTTGTTTGGGAATAGTAAAGCAGCGAAGCAACTCCTTGGTCCACAGGTTCGAGTGGTTGCTCCTCGACTAGGCATTTTTAAAGGCATGTTGATTCGCAAACGGATACCAGTGGGTGAGCCTCCGATACAGCTGACACCTTCAATGCGTAAGGTTGGGCCTTCCCGATACTCCGAAAACGACATTCGAGCATTTTTGCTTGTTACAAATCAAGGAAAGCATCCCAGTGTGAATAATGACGCACTTGGAAAGCTACTTAACCCTTTGCTTGACAATCCTCCTCCCTCTTGGAAACAAAACGGTTTTGCCGAGAGAAGTCAGATGCTTCCTCTCCTCTTGCGTACTTTGGGCGTTCCAGCAATTGTCATGGAACGCTACCAAAGGGAATATTATTCCCAGACACGTTGCCGCATACACCACACATTTATGCCAGGGTACGCTGATCCAACGGGTGCGATCCCACATGGACATGTGTTTGTGACAGGAAGCAAACCGTTTCAGGAGAACCTTCTTTTTGTGACCAGATCGCCTTGCATCTTCCCAAGCGATGGGCGGTTGCTGCCGAACTTGGTGACGAAGCCAAACGCTATGGTAATCGATGATTGGAACTGGCTCAATTCTCTTCCTTTTGGGGCTCTTATATTTGCCGACGCTACTCCCGGAATGAAACCCTTGCCAGCACATATTGCTAACGGCGATCTTGACGGAGATCTATACTTTGTGTGTTGGGATAGCGAAATCTTAAGGAATGTACGAGCCGATCCTATTGTGGAGGAACCTCTGACCTTAACGGAtggtgaagttgccagtACTCCGCAGGCAAAGATGCCTCCGGAGAATCCCAATTGGTTTGAGGAGGCTCTAGAAATCATGTGCGATCCTGCTGAATTGGCCGAAATCTCCGCATTTTATGGAAAGCTTTTCAATCTCGCCTTGAAAGCTGCGTTGAACAACCCGAACAATTTGCTGTTGCGGGATCCTGATGCCATGGACTACGCTACGGCCTACAATCAAGCGTTGGACTACCACAAACATGGTCGTCTTGTTCAACTTCCCAGAAGGCTCCATTCTTCAATTCCCACACGCTTTCACCAGTATCTTGCGAAAACTTAGGAGTTGGAAAATGGTGCTGGGAGCAACAATGGGAACCCATAAAAGGAGATGCATTGGACTCCTTTGTTGTTGATCCGTTCAGTAACCTTTCTTTCGAAAGCGTTGGTAGAATCCGTATAGATTGAATCGCCTAAAGTTCTACAGAAAATGTCAAACAATAGGTAGCGAGCTATAGATAGTTTGCTCATATGGTTTTGTTCTCATGTGCGGGAAGTGTCATCGTCATGCTTTTCGTAGAGGCTGCCTAACATAAATATATTAGACTACTACTGTCTTGGCTTTGCGATCCAAGCAGAGAGAGTTGCATCAATTGTGGAGCTGGTACAACACACATTGATTGTGAGAATATACCGTTAGAAAATGGGGAAACTCCGATATTGGATGTTTACTGTCGGATGCGTGTGCGTCACTGTATAGGACTAGAACCGCAATTCTTTGAGTCGTGTTGATACAGCAATATGTGATTGGTCGATAATACCACGTTGCACGTCGACACGGTTCGTTTTGCAAGTACGGCATCGTGAATCGACCCCCACTATTGTTAGAAGGGTGGCAAGCGTTTCTCGTTTTCTCGGGGCACTTCCGGAATGCGGGCAACCCGAAAGAACAATCAGTCCAGCCAGGGACACTTCTCTCCAATGCTCGCTCGTTCATTTCCGGAAGAACTAGAGAGAGTATACCTTTGTCCAAGAAAGTCACTTCATTTCCGCAATAATGAACGATCGGGTGACGGCACACGCAAGCAGCAGTGGCACCATACCCAAAAGGACACACAAGAAGCAGCAAGCTCCGACTAACGTGGACCCCAAAAAGTGGATTCGAGGCGTTAATCTCGGAGGCTGGTTGGTGTTGGAACGTTACATTACCCCCTATCAGTTTGCCATTACTTCATGCCACATACAAGGCGACTTGTGCTGGTACGAAGGACAGCTCAGCGCACCGCCAACGGATCATCCAGACTACAAGCTATGTCCCGCTATCAACGCTATTCCGAAAACCAACAACACAGAAACAACAATAGAAAGAGAGACTTGCGAGCCCATCCTCTCTACCAGTGTCTTTGATGAATTGGACTATCCTATCGATGAATGGACACTGGCCCAGGCTTTTACAGATCGCAGCATCGGCGAGAAATGGTTAAACTTTCACTTTGACAATTTCATTTCAAGATCGGACTTGGTGGCTCTCCGGAACGCCGGTCTCTCACATTTGCGCGTTCCCTTGCCACACTGGATTCTCCAACAACGCCAGGATCCCAGAAGTGCAAGCTCGAATCATACCGATTGGGACGTAGACGAAGACGTTTGGATTGCGGGAGATCGATGGAAGTACTTTGTCCGCATGTGCGGTTGGGCCAGAGAGCTGGGTCTAGAAGTCTGGCCGGACATACACACTGCGCCCGGTTCCCAGAACGGTTTTGATAATTCTGGGGTTCAAAAGGTAGAGCACTCTTGTCAACCTTGGAGTTCTAATCCAGCGCATGTCGAACGATCGCTTCGATCCATTCGCGACGTCGTCCGTGGTGTTGTGGAGGAGGGTTTGAGTGACGTTGTCACAGGTTTTGGTCTGCTCAACGAACCCTTCTTGGATTGCGATTTTGACGTGTACAAAAAATTTATGGAGGATGGCTTGGACATTGTCCGAGATGGGCTCGGAAAGGAGACAGCGGTGTTCGTTCACGATCAGTTCAGCGCCTCTAAATACAATGACGGATCCTGGTGGCTACCACAACAAGGCAGCAATTTAGAGAGCGAGGGGCTACAACATCAGCGATACCAGAACACTTACTTGGATAGTCATTACTATCAAGTATTTGCTGAACAGTTTCGCGCGCTAAGCCCCCGCCAGCATATTGCCTTTACCTGCCAAGGAGAAACTCACAAAGATGGAGCGGCATCGTGCTGCTACTCGGATCCTCCTCACAATCGCCAGCCTAGTTTGTCTCAGGGAAAGGGTGTGCAGCGACTTGTCAGCGAGTGGAGCTGTGCAACCGATACTCTTGTGGTGGACATGTTGCGGTTGGTGATGAAAGCGATTCGCCGGAATGGAACAGCAGCATTTTCGGATCGAATCATTTCACCGGAACGCATGGCCTTCCTGAACAATTTTGCACAAGCACAGATGGTCGTTTACGAAACTGCTAATGTGGGAGTGTCAGGTGGATGGTTCTATTGGACTGCAAAAATGGAGGGTGGTGCATTTGCCGAGTGGGACTTTTTACGTGGCGTTCGCGAAGGATGGATTCCAAAGCTACCAAGCAAGGAAAATTCCAGTCAAGCCGTTTTTGGCACCTGTCAA
The Phaeodactylum tricornutum CCAP 1055/1 chromosome 7, whole genome shotgun sequence DNA segment above includes these coding regions:
- a CDS encoding predicted protein codes for the protein MGRLARIAFHAGRSSANSTPFLLGKPYPRGGAWRCFSSTPPEHCEIVQGPSLLRTSTTRPSPSLLHIPGLRSLPFWTQYDKDQDFNRVAYQDPTVSEAVQYLEQHWETIRREYAEKAPKLASDYQTDTEHTLHKGTWDWHSYMLKGKVQPNFEKHFPRTATILQVFRDEGLLFEGTPFGYAFFSTLHAQSKIAAHSAPMNFRVRIHLPLIVPANMPSAAPVSEQDGRPSVGIRVGPVVRQWHPGKALVLDDAYNHEVWNHTHESRVLLLIDLWHPDITTQEKQDIIGLFKHAEEQGWLSGE
- a CDS encoding predicted protein, with the translated sequence MEEFSSPLTKHPILIDLTHDDIESPAAEEQVHSTKLRDRVFPEPNTPEAFACSTTDAAVSRSAASSRQIVTPPVAGTRTVSNSQDPNVIDLVREDSDSISYSEVLQIDRNGGKVSWSSVAEEQTDNVRSQDHRDRLSRTCPPRREYRRSKQWTKANFNLGQTLGTPRQREGTDLELHDFLGFRNSLGRVYYKSFSLKNDLCQGTFRVGCSVLLATEEYEEPTCHRIISIFQATRSYVGQWYGTQEIQKRSHCYFEFESASAEQNSVYEIPQWILHPYLKVVNCVAIDDLERGNETSAMRLLLRSASRNWHPKLKAEECTFVCQGSPKSRQLSTTERWNHDSSDDSDEFEDASSELAKAAATKKRKSEGRADSCQRTPVQKHKIARGRKKASSVRSSRPRQSSGARKRPACPMQKQRCHPSTIQTSDTEKMFIENSTGHAVLGNLLVQKIRAGATMKRDSLLSYFLNHRWLLVETPLHNFQGLFDCRFSKNGETFVLTSVKAQADTSVGSLNKMGSLKCAHLIYTKISGPGVAPISVQNLLLQFGDFSILPARKVVARLELLQSPSCTFTVGQKKHYGMFCLQASDFVVMAEEGNDGCGFISEELLASLFGNSKAAKQLLGPQVRVVAPRLGIFKGMLIRKRIPVGEPPIQLTPSMRKVGPSRYSENDIRAFLLVTNQGKHPSVNNDALGKLLNPLLDNPPPSWKQNGFAERSQMLPLLLRTLGVPAIVMERYQREYYSQTRCRIHHTFMPGYADPTGAIPHGHVFVTGSKPFQENLLFVTRSPCIFPSDGRLLPNLVTKPNAMVIDDWNWLNSLPFGALIFADATPGMKPLPAHIANGDLDGDLYFVCWDSEILRNVRADPIVEEPLTLTDGEVASTPQAKMPPENPNWFEEALEIMCDPAELAEISAFYGKLFNLALKAALNNPNNLLLRDPDAMDYATAYNQALDYHKHGRLVQLPRRLHSSIPTRFHQYLAKT
- a CDS encoding predicted protein; this translates as MHWTPLLLIRSVTFLSKALVESREYTFVQESHFISAIMNDRVTAHASSSGTIPKRTHKKQQAPTNVDPKKWIRGVNLGGWLVLERYITPYQFAITSCHIQGDLCWYEGQLSAPPTDHPDYKLCPAINAIPKTNNTETTIERETCEPILSTSVFDELDYPIDEWTLAQAFTDRSIGEKWLNFHFDNFISRSDLVALRNAGLSHLRVPLPHWILQQRQDPRSASSNHTDWDVDEDVWIAGDRWKYFVRMCGWARELGLEVWPDIHTAPGSQNGFDNSGVQKVEHSCQPWSSNPAHVERSLRSIRDVVRGVVEEGLSDVVTGFGLLNEPFLDCDFDVYKKFMEDGLDIVRDGLGKETAVFVHDQFSASKYNDGSWWLPQQGSNLESEGLQHQRYQNTYLDSHYYQVFAEQFRALSPRQHIAFTCQGETHKDGAASCCYSDPPHNRQPSLSQGKGVQRLVSEWSCATDTLVVDMLRLVMKAIRRNGTAAFSDRIISPERMAFLNNFAQAQMVVYETANVGVSGGWFYWTAKMEGGAFAEWDFLRGVREGWIPKLPSKENSSQAVFGTCQEIIFRTDDDMDIIHEYPPREEDPPAWQLDDDVVISHGESLLENGPWHAIARIHFHWIAVAIVACSALVVLRLCVKRGKRHSYEKIDSNGFSLHKTREEL